The Prevotella herbatica genome contains the following window.
AATATCAATTTTGTATTAAAGTCGCTCAGGATCTTTTTTATAGAAGTAACAATTAATGACTTTATTTTGGCATCACTTATTGCTTTTTTAATACTCGATAATTTTGTTTTAGCATCACTCAATTTCTTTTTTATATCGGCAATCATTGATGGCTGCTCTTGAGTATTATCTGAAGTTGTATTATTCATTTGCAAAATTATTAATGTAAGTATTCCCATTCGGGGACAGCACAAAATTAGTCAATAAATTCATCTTTCGTTTCCTTTTCTACAAATTTCTTTAGAATTAGCGAGAATTAAGCCTTATATAGTTTGTTAATTGTTAAAAATCAGGATAACTTGAAAGAAAATGCTCAGATTATTTGTAAGTAACATGATTAATAGATACCTTTGCACATATAAAAAAGTGCCTGTACATCCAGGCGGTGTAGGTGCACTATAATAAGGATATAGGGGACATTCCAAGCGAATGTTCCCATTTTTTATACTATAACTATGACAAAGAAACTAGCTACAACCATTGAACAACAAATACAACTTCTTAAGGATAGGGGGATGACTATATCTAATGAAGACAAAGCAAAAAGCATATTAATGGATAAGGGGTATTACCGTTTGGGATTTTATTGGTTCCCATTTGAGACTACATATCCAGATACGACAAAACGTAGCCATAAATTCAAAGAAGGTACAGAATTTAGAGATGCTGTGGCTTTATATTATTTTGACAGTAATTTACGTACAATATTGGCAGAATATTTATATCGAATAGAAATTAACTTTCGCACAAATTTAATATATAACGTTTCAAACCATTACAATGCTGATCCGTATTGGTTTTCAAATTTATCAATAGTAAAGGACAAATTTTTAGACTCCTTAGATAGAAATTATAGTAATATTATGAAAAATGATGCTATTAAAATTCATCATAAGCATCATAAAAAAGATAAATATGCTCCAGCCTGGAAAACATTAGAATACATGACTTTTGGAGAAATCATTACTTTATATAATAGTTTAAGAGATGACGACCTGAGACTCAAGATTGCTGCGAAATACAATATAAAAAATCTTAAGACTATGAGTAGTTTAATGACAAACATCCGAGTTTTAAGAAATCTGTGTGCTCACTCTCATAATATATTTGATTTGCACTTAAAACTATCCTTGCGTAAAGGACCTATTAATAATATGAATGGGCATAATAATGATCTTGTAGGATGTCTTTTGTTCATTCATTATATTATATTTTCTATTTCTAAAAATAGAGCTTTAGATTTTAAAAACAGAATTAAGGAATTAGTTGAAAATGAATCAGATGAGAAAATTCATTATATAATTGATTATATCAAAGATTTTTATCAAGCACTAGAATAAGAAAATATAAGGATAAACCTACTTATGCCTATTCACTATTTGATGGAATAATGAAAGGTTTGATCA
Protein-coding sequences here:
- a CDS encoding Abi family protein, producing MTKKLATTIEQQIQLLKDRGMTISNEDKAKSILMDKGYYRLGFYWFPFETTYPDTTKRSHKFKEGTEFRDAVALYYFDSNLRTILAEYLYRIEINFRTNLIYNVSNHYNADPYWFSNLSIVKDKFLDSLDRNYSNIMKNDAIKIHHKHHKKDKYAPAWKTLEYMTFGEIITLYNSLRDDDLRLKIAAKYNIKNLKTMSSLMTNIRVLRNLCAHSHNIFDLHLKLSLRKGPINNMNGHNNDLVGCLLFIHYIIFSISKNRALDFKNRIKELVENESDEKIHYIIDYIKDFYQALE